From the Mangifera indica cultivar Alphonso chromosome 10, CATAS_Mindica_2.1, whole genome shotgun sequence genome, one window contains:
- the LOC123226824 gene encoding coatomer subunit delta-like, translated as MEVSTRFCDHFDVYSGRLSSPGLNIIYNPNFPEKKNPIENGEVILEDVKPKAGKSRSAAPPSTEPVTLTVEEKLNVTLKRDGGMSNFDVQGTLSLQILNQEDGLIQVQIETGGNPAILLKTHPNMNKELFTNENILGLKDPNRPFPTGQAGDAGGVGLLKWRMHSADESMVPLSINCWPSVSGNETYVSIEYEASSIFDLRNVVISVPLPALREAPSVRQIDGEWRYDSRNSVLEWSILLIDNSNRSGSMEFVVPPADSSAFFPISVRFSATSTYSDLKVVNILPLGGGVSPKFSQRTVLTTENYQVV; from the exons ATGGAGGTTTCAACTCGTTTTTGTGATCATTTTGACGTTTACAGTGGGAGACTGTCGTCTCCTGGCTTGAACATCATATACAATCCAAAttttccagaaaaaaaaaatcccattgAAAACG GTGAAGTGATTCTTGAAGATGTGAAGCCAAAAGCAGGCAAGTCAAGATCAGCTGCTCCACCATCAACTGAACCTGTCACTCTGACAGTTGAGGAGAAACTCAATGTGACATTGAAACGAGATGGTGGAATGAGTAATTTTGATGTCCAAGGAACTTTGTCTCTTCAAATTCTTAATCAAGAAGATGGTCTAATCCAAGTTCAG ATTGAGACTGGGGGGAATCCAGCCATTCTTCTCAAAACCCACCCTAATATGAACAAAGAACTCTTCACCAATGAAAATATACTGGGCTTGAAGGACCCTAATAGGCCTTTCCCAACAGGGCAAGCTGGTGATGCAGGAGGTGTTGGTCTTTTGAAGTGGAGAATGCACAGTGCTGATGAGTCAATGGTGCCATTGTCAA tCAACTGCTGGCCCTCTGTTTCTGGAAATGAAACTTATGTGAGCATTGAATATGAAGCTTCATCAATATTTGATCTGCGAAATGTTGTGATCTCAGTACCTCTCCCTGCTCTTCGGGAGGCACCAAGTGTTAGACAGATTGATGGGGAGTGGAG GTATGACTCTAGAAATTCTGTCCTGGAGTGGTCGATACTTCTTATCGATAATTCTAACCGCAG TGGGTCAATGGAATTTGTTGTGCCTCCGGCTGATTCATCCGCTTTTTTCCCCATCTCTGTGCGGTTTTCAGCTACCAGTACATACAGTGACCTAAAG GTTGTAAATATCCTCCCCCTAGGAGGAGGAGTTTCTCCCAAGTTTTCACAGAGAACTGTTTTGACCACAGAAAATTACCAGGTTGTGTGA